GTGGGTATAATTTCGTAAAAAAACTTGAAAATTGAGACAAACCAGTCACTAAACATGTTTTGCGGGTTCACTTGTACACAAATCGAGTCCGCAATTGCCACATTGGACGCCACGTTGGTCATAGTCCCATCCACACCCCAGCAATATTTGCAGAAAAGTCCCCTTTTATATATTAAACTAACTGAAACTAAAAGCACTCTATCTGACAGTAGCCTAATTGAACTGAAAGCACCTAACTGAAACCAAAAGGATAGCTCGACACTTCACGAGCACGAACACAACAGAGCATATAGCACGGCGACGTCCCATGGACAGCTGCCCGCTTGCCTCCGCGTCATGCGCCCTCGATGGCCTTGCGTCCTCTGCTGCCGCAACCTATGCAGCGTATGGCCGGCGGCAACATGCGCTCCTCTGCTGCCGCAGCCAGTCGCCGATGCAGCATACGGCCGGCGGCGAAGACGCTGCAAATAAAAATTAACAGCAAGACATCCTATGTTTTAGCATGATCTATTTTTTACATCACAGAATACAACAAAACTTTCCAACAACAACATTCCCACGAGCACAGAATTCAGGCATAAGTCATAGGTAAATTATGACATAATTCATAGCTAAATTCAGGAGCTGGAGGAAGTGATTCAGGCAAGATTCAGACCAAACAAAGAATTAAGGTTCAGGCTAAATCTAGAGCTAGCCAAAAGACATGTTTAGATCAGAAACAAACCAGCACAGTGCAGGATTTAGAGCATTACAAAATATAAAGTTCATTCACCATGTGTTGGCATCACAATAGTATTACTCCTCTTGAGTGCTTCAACAAAATGGCCTTCTATCATCCAGCCCACGGAATATGCCATTTTGTTCAAACACCGCTGTAAAGAAATTAGAATTTTCCCCTGCAAGTAGAAGTGCACAATTGTTACTTGTCACTAAAAACGCTAACTATTGTTAATGAAAATGCATATTATTTATTGTACAATATTTTACAACAGCACTTCCAAATCTGCACCTAACCATATATCAAGTATTGTTCCTAACAAACTACATTACAGTAAATTCCGCCACTCCATTCTGAACCTATATCAAACTACAGTACAATAATTTCTGAACTTATATCAAACTACAGTACGGTATTTTCTGAACCTATATCAAACTACAGTACAGTATTTTCTGAACCTATATCAAACTACAGTACAGTATTTTCTGAACCTATATCAAACTACAGTACAGTATTTTTTGAACCTATATCAAACTACAGTACACATTGATCATAACAGGATAATGCACAGGGGAGCACACAACGACATCACACATTGATCATAGGCCCAGGCAGGCATATTTACGTGTATGAGGTTCATGAGCACATCAGACGATAGACTACAGAGCACGAACAGGTAGACGTCAACAGATTGCAAAGCTCGTTTACATATAAGCTAAATGTGCTATTATTTCTAGTGAAAAACCATGATATTCCAATTCCTGTTTGTAATGTTAAATACTAATTAAAGAACTGTGGGGCAGTGCTTCAAAACTTTAAATTGCAAAAGCAATAAACCTGGGAAGCAAAGCCTCCAGGACATGCATAGGAGGACAACTCACATCAAAAATAGAATGACCTTTTATGCTAGTCAACCAGAAGGCCAATTGAATATACGTAATTAATTGCTATCAAGAGAGCCAAAGCAACAcatggatttcatttttttattgGATGAAGCGCATAATGTATACTGTATAAACAAATTCAAAGTTCAGTTATGGTCAACCATACCTTGATACAAGTAGGTCTAATATTGCAAACTGTAACCGCGATGTCGACAAAATAAGCTGCACATCGAGCACTGAAATATCATCTGCACATCAGAGACCTTGCACGATGCTCTATCCAATTTGTTGTGAGTCCAGAATATGCTCTTTCTTAAGATTAaaatcatatagataaaagatgTACAAAACAACAGACAATCAAAACCCAGTGCTAGAAGTAAGGCTCCTCATAGTAAAAAAAATCATGTTGAGCAAATCTTGACCTTTCAGGATGCTCTATCCAAGTTGAGAGATATTTTAAAGCAGTAAATGGTGTTTGGAGTAGCACTTGACAATGGCATAGGAATGCTATGCTCATGTGTACAAATTTCATGGTAATTAGAGAAAGTAGCAAAGCTCAGGTGCACATGGGTCCACAACACCATATCGCAAATCAACCAGAGTAATAGACATCATTACTTTGGATAACCTATAGCCGAGTTACATTGGATACGGATGCTACTGCAGTGAAAATCTTAGTATCACACCATTGTTGACAAAAGATAGGAGGGGCTACTACTGCGTCATTATATTATTTATAAGCAAAAATTTACATGAGTAATTCTAAACTCTTAGCTGCCCACAATCTGAATTGTCAACAGCCATATTCAATTCCCTTTGATAACCTAAAGACACCATGCCCAATGAGAAGAAGACAAATGAGATTAGAGTGCAAGTTACTGAATCATATATAGGATAAACACCTCCTGAACCTGTTTTTTCTGAGTAGGGGCCCGCCTCACCTTGTCGTTGTAGCCTACAGGTTGGCGCTCGGGGGGGCATGGAGAGGCCAGGGATGTGGTTCTCCTGTTGCAAGCGCCGATTGGAGATGCAGCAGGCCAAGGGGCTAGCAGCATCTCACTTCTTCCTCGTCTTTTTTTGCTGGAGACCATGCCTCTCCTTCTCCTAAGCGCCGTGTAACAGGGGGAGCACGCACCAACGATCCTCGAGTGCAATAAAGAAGGAATGAGTTAGGCGAGATAAGCAGGGGTGAGGGCGTTATATACTGCCAATTTTTGGAGCAAAGATAAGCCGAAACTAACAGCGTCAGATCAGCCAAACATCCAAAACATCTGAACCTGAGATGACAACCCAGAGATCCACATTCCGTATATACTGCCAATAGTAAAACTATCCATCAAACCCAAATCAGTCACTTATCAAGCAAAAACAAGCCAAGACTAACTGCATCCGATCACCAGATGCCATAACACCCAATCCAACAGCTGCCACAATAACAAAGAGATCCCCACTCCGTATATTTCACTAATATACAAACAGTTGTTATGTCCAATTGACCGTTTCTAAAGCAAAGTTAAGTTGAAACTAAAAGCATCAGACAACCAAAACACCCCAAATTCCATAACCTGAGATCCCATGGCACCCAGTCCAACAGTGAACCATCTCATGAACCTAATTAAGTAGTGTATATATGAACCTAAACAACATGACCTAGCTGAACAACAACACGAATAGCAGCTGCATGCGGATCCAATTGATATATAGTAAACAAAAGGCCCAGAAAAAAATCACCTCCAGAGGACGTCTCCAAGGAGCATCAAGTCGCCATCCTTGTCTCCGTTCTGCTCACCGTCTCCACGAAACTCATCTCCTTGTTCCCACACTTGCCTGGCTCTGAGATTCAAATCGTCAGAAACCCACCAGAAGAGCAAGGCATCGCGTGCTCGTCTCTGCGGAGCAACGACGCGATTAGCAGTCTACACAGTCTTCCCAACGGGGAGAGCAGCGGCGTCGGTGGCGGCGATGGGTGAAAAAGGGAAGGAAAGGCGGTGGGAGCGCGACAGATCTGAGGCGGCTCACCTCGGTTTGCCCTCTTCCCGGAGGAGCACGAACTTGAGGACACGCTCCGGTCCTCCTCCCGTTGATGGCGAAGCAGGAGGACGGGCGGCAGCAGTTGGTGGTCGATCTCCTCTTCCACCGCTACCTGTTGCCCCTCCACAACCCGAGGGCCGGTGGTGAGGAACGAGCACGACGGGGAGAGCGGCGGCGGTGGCAAGTTCGACGCGGAGAGCGGCGGCGGTGGCAAGCTCGGCCCGACGCGGAGCAGTAGTGGCCGTGTTGCTTctcggcgggcggcggcgcgagggaagGCAACGAAgagaaggggagggggcggcggcgtcaACACGAGAGAGAGATGCGAGGGAGAGACGCAGCCCTACCTGTCTCACCGATTGAGGAGGGAGCAACCAATGATGAGAAGCCACTTGGCCCAGGTTTAGGTGAAATCTCACAAATGCCCTCAGCGGTTCACAGGAATATCAGGCGGTGGCAGTAGATCTTTTCGTCTTGAGGGCGCCGACGAACCGCACACGCCACTTCGTAGACATAGTCGCTGACCAGCGCGGCCCACCAGGGATCGACCCCACACGTCAGCGAGGTAAGACAGTAATTCTGGAGTAAACAAAACCAGTAAGAAAAACCAGATGGACGCTACTATTCATTGTAGCAGTGATCTGGCTTGATCCAATGGCCCAGATCTCTCCCGAGCGAGATCACACGGTCAAAAACGCATCAGACAACAGATCCGACGGCCAGGAATCAAGAGCGGTGAGGAGGCTGGGTGGCTCCCAACTAACATATTCCTGGATTTAAGCTTAACAATTAAGGACATCTCACGCATATGGAGGAGGGGGCATGGGTCCCCTTGCATGTTAAGTGTTGTTTCCATATATGGTACCTACATATTGCATACTATTCGGTGAGTATAGCCATCCCCTAGTTTTTTCTCCACAACTACGTCATGTCGGGTGCTCTGATTGTTCTTCTATACTTATCGTGTTGTTCCTGGCCGGGAAAGGCCATGCGCAAGAATTCATCAGTAAAATGAAAGAGTAGAATGGGTTCAACGCCCTACCCCCGACCCTTTGCTGCCTACTGGCCATGGTAAGGAAATCAAATCAGTGTAGTGTTTTTGTCCGCTAAGGATGCCTTTGTTACAGTTATGTTTGTCGTAACGTATATTTACAACAATTTTTTTGGCTTCAAAGCCTTTGTTCTCTCGAGTTGGTTTTTGAAAAGTCTTCTCATTAAGTATATGTCCAAACAAAACGATAATgctagattgtccgttttgtaacgTGGTTTCAAGGTAAGACATCGAAATCAAAACTGACGCAAATTGACCTCAGGCCAAGCTGGCGGCCACATATGTTTCTGCGAGGATGGTTGTATCAGATGGAGCCAGGCAGTCCATCGTCCACTATCCGGCGGATAGTGGAGCCACACTTTGCAATGGAAAGACCTCGATGGCATCCCAATATTCACATTTATTGTGGGCGTGCGAGAGAGGGAGTGTTTACGAGGTACTCCCTTGATTCAAAAATTCATGGTTTTTTGGATATTTATATGGTCTTCAATATTAACTTTTGACCACTAATTTCCACAAACATACGCATACACACACTAGTGCTATCTAAGCTAGGGTGTACTATATTTATTCTACACCCCTAGTAAATTTATATTAAATGTAGTAAAGTTGTGTACAAAAAGTAGTAGTTTTGGAATGATTTCTTTACTATCCAAATTGTGTACAAAAAGTTTTCTCTACAATGTAGTAAATTTGTGTATCTAGCTCTGTCGGAAAAGGCAGTACCTAGGAGGCGCTTAGGCACGCTTAGGCGCTAGCCAATGACCAAACGCCTCGGCTAGGGCATTAACGAAACTCTAGGCAGGAGAAGCAAAAAAAATTGCCCGTTGAAATGTGAAATCGTGCTTTATTGCACAAATATGCCAAAATGGTTATATTTCAATGGCAGTACTTGGTAGTTTACTCACTTATTTGCTCCAAGTTAATATAGGTACACATAAAAAACCCTAAAACACCCTGCTATCCAAATTATATGTTCGCCTAGGATGTGCCTAGGGCGCTTAAGCGCCATCTAGACGCTAGGTGAAGGCCAACCACCTCGTTTACGCCTAGCGCTTTTTCCAACCTTGGTATCTAGTAAAGAATAATGTAGAAAATCTGTGGCTTGGCTAGTAAAAAAGGTTATTCCAAAATTACTACTTTTGTACACAACTTTAATATATTTTGTGAAAATATACTATGCGTGTAGAACTATTCTACACCATCGATTAGAATAACACAAGAAAGTTATTATATTATAAATATACTTTTTGAGATAAATCTAAACATTTCATTTACAAGTTTTTGATCTAAATATTTAAAATAACATTTGTTGTTGATATTTTTTTACATTAAGGCTTGTCAAAGCGATGTGTATTTTGTGATATGAAGGAATCATACTCTATAGACACCTCAATATCTTACGATTGACTATGTTTTATATGGTAGTTTTGGGTATCCTGCTAATAGACCATCCTTATGTGGCACATCATTACTAGTCTCTTAGAGTGTGTTATCCACAAACAAGGACAATCAAACAGAATCATGTGACAACCACTAAGCTCTTCAAATATTGCCCTTATTTGGCGGTTTCCATCAGAAgcttgtactccctccggtcctttttactctgcatataagaattgtctgaagtcaaacttcgtaaagtttgaccatatttatatgaaaaaatattaACAACTACAATGCTAAATTTATACAATATGAAAATTGAAGTCATGACGCATCTAATGTTGTTGATTCCACATTCTGAATATTGGTAtttttttctataaatttggtcaaagtttacgaggtttgacttcagacaaatcttatatgcgaactaaaaaggaccggagggagtaccagATTATGTAAACCATTGTCACCATGTATACAATACCCCAAAGGATGAGTTAGGGATGATGCTAGGGTTCTTCGAGGGTCTGGTGGAGAGTAACTTGTGACCATAAGTGTAGGCAATTAATGGTAGATCTTTTCAATAAGTAAACATATCGACCCACAAGAAGCTTAATGAATTGCTAAGTGCAAAAATAGTAAAGATCGCCCTAAATGCTAAACGACGTGACAATGTTACGGTTTGTGACGGTGGAGTTGCAATGAAATGTGAGTAACAATAAAATAAAAACGTGTAAGAGTGCAACAAAGGGCCAATCATTAGTAAGTCTAAGGACAAGCCAGCTGTGTTATTTATGGTGATCAAACATTTCTTGAGGACGGCAGAAATATCACATAGTTGTTAATTTCATAATGATTTGCATTGATTATTATTGCTTGCTTGGTGTTGTGTGGATATGTACTAATTCTATGTGCTGCAAAACCATTGAATCACACAAACTTATGATTTTGCTCTCATCAAGCATCTGAAAATACTAAAATTTATTAAGGCATGAAGCCCAAGTATAGACACCTCCTCTAGGGTCCCTATTCACCCCATTTAACTTTCAAGACAAGTGTAGTCCCATACTGCTAGTTGAGGAGAAGAAATACCAATATATAAGATGAGTTGTTCTACTTGTACTTGTAGCATGAGGAAAAGGGAGCAACAATGCACACACACACTCACTTGACTCAACTCGCCACAGAATGCGTCCATCGCTTTTCATGAATTGAGTTCAAGCTAATGTTACGTGGCTTGTTGAAAGAACTAAAAAAAATGCTGAGCAATGCACTGCTAATACTCTGGGTATACGTGTCAATGCCCGAGCTCGTTGATGACACGTTCCTTACTTTTCCAGTTTTCTTTCAGCGCATGGCAGTTTGTAGTTTTCTGTGCTTTTCAGATGTGTCCCCATGCGCCATCTCTCTGTTGAAAGTATGCAAACAAGAGAGTCTAGGGATAGACACATATTGTACACCAAATTTGAACTCACACAAGCTTGCCAAGTTTTTTGTGCTGTGTTCTCCGTTATCCCACTCTCGGCGATTTCATGCAGAACCGTACAGGGGAATAAGCCTCCGAAACATAATTCTTTGTGAACCTACACCGGGTGAGGGG
This sequence is a window from Aegilops tauschii subsp. strangulata cultivar AL8/78 chromosome 7, Aet v6.0, whole genome shotgun sequence. Protein-coding genes within it:
- the LOC109779667 gene encoding uncharacterized protein, producing the protein MGGFSTRRDPIRTAVANEQVGLRLSLASLSRVDAAAPSPSLRCLPSRRRPPRSNTATTAPRRAELATAAALRVELATAAALPVVLVPHHRPSGCGGATGSGGRGDRPPTAAARPPASPSTGGGPERVLKFVLLREEGKPRARQVWEQGDEFRGDGEQNGDKDGDLMLLGDVLWRIVGACSPCYTALRRRRGMVSSKKRRGRSEMLLAPWPAASPIGACNRRTTSLASPCPPERQPVGYNDKLILSTSRLQFAILDLLVSRGKF